The following proteins come from a genomic window of Pseudochaenichthys georgianus chromosome 17, fPseGeo1.2, whole genome shotgun sequence:
- the vwa5b2 gene encoding von Willebrand factor A domain-containing protein 5B1, with translation MVGLRNCSTWEPLLLKASCIKSCANGCSLGMTAHLTYANADIESVEGVFVYPLGENEVVVGFEAVIAGRMVGVQIQSRGKLKDCCLDCCPGSGLEGHCGNGREWGCCGSSSLDMQCTNGHLILDEDLERSTFIVGTGLIGPMDIVSVIISTTLELPTLENGAIRIIYPTLLTPIVTGQMTTSKSESGGKSEETGPTSCFSANSGKQDRALDSEQQCAHAIFTSPAANLAPYELNFQLLVRGACLLAGLESPTHALRADADPSAKSASATYITLAQEHPYDRHIEIILHLSEPHSPLVILERGRLSFSQYEQQICARRDFIRCIRKDSEPERKLEFMRKRYHKDILCSPVLMLNFCPDLLHEPLELHKATRELLFLVDRSGSMSGTNIHRVKDAMVVALKSLPSGTMLNIVGFGTTMKPLFTSSKPCNDVTLMQAYVYVQRMRADMRGTNLLGALSWVYQQPLQRSHPRQVFIITDGSISNVAKVLELVRRNTCACRCFGLGLGPRACRRLLQGVAKLTGGTTEFFDEEERLQPKLIKSLKKAFEPVLTDVRIDWYLPENMEAFLSPNEIPPLYPGNRLIGYCTLYDMTNIKARKTDLMPMVTPADGTDLEEALREISREISSEFPCAKNTDPGTSPGVELDWSSDVRRRIQESSYIQEQYVLTRCSLSSERSLQTQSHSHIHASSHSESTGAVFRPDPLSSGSVLETGSLPQGLEKMAPLEQRSSLSRWADSPWQPNLSVENTDTGAEKVHRGLDDVEETRRRHKSLARSTMAARSFSSPQGELEMHRLRRALERVSFHQTLGGRLDESDGETKPPSRGTLSHRSLTDSNGLLFPASPLDWDSFTDPEYLFTAVPAEAPPPGQCRSLIHGLLSGRPVSWEVTVDLGHLWTPESQETLVTEGCGGGEEEKGGEPWEEMIHQLTARSVIRDFEKMAEKENDSGHGSAKRYRMKAIQTSKHCNIICMYTAFTTTDPNKCLPDSMDVENTGVHLGNRRSFQSGSRRQTAYSVGLGRRRTSRDSEEMEDTCNTTDRDDTPASPCSLTSWDSSVGGSAYSATASAITGASCTRSQRSIESKSMESFFGTRFPLGRLRSSISSGKQVPLKTHCLSAETEKQPETEAPDYLPLVHLQLASGAFLLTEIYSDCVQITLDRLKRASPFSLHRRSLSPPFRCTYPSAPLRRRHLSDRDPVTSPMDPPSSEEGSLELSVGPSQGQADSGRGSETDVFEVSSIDPADLQGGSQLALEDLEGSSWATAVALAWLEHRCAGFFMEWELVAAKADFWLRCQDLPEGVDLAGLKGAARQLFLLLRHWDENIKLNMLCYNPNNM, from the exons ATGGTGGGACTGAGAAACTGCTCTACATGGGAACCATTGCTACTCAAGGCCTCCTGCATTAAGTCCTGTGCCAACGGCTGCTCCCTGGGCATGACCGCACACCTTACCTACGCTAATGCTGACATAGAGTCTGTAGAAG GTGTGTTTGTGTACCCTCTCGGAGAAAATGAGGTTGTGGTGGGCTTTGAGGCTGTGATAGCGGGCCGGATGGTGGGGGTCCAGATCCAGAGCCGAGGGAAGCTGAAGGACTGCTGTTTGGATTGCTGCCCTGGATCTGGTCTTGAAGGCCACTGTGGGAATGGCCGGGAGTGGGGGTGCTGCGGGAGCTCCAGCCTCGACATGCAGTGCACCAACG GACATCTTATCCTGGACGAAGACCTTGAGAGAAGCACCTTCATCGTGGGCACAGGCCTCATTGGCCCCATGGATATAGTGTCTGTTATCATAAGCACCACACTTGAACTCCCCACGTTAGAAAATGGAGCAATCCGCATCATTTACCCCACATTGCTGACTCCGATCGTCACTGGCCAGATGACTACAAGCAAGAGTGAAAGTGGAGGGAAATCTGAAGAAACGGG ACCAACCAGTTGTTTCAGTGCCAACTCAGGAAAACAGGACCGGGCCCTAGACTCTGAGCAGCAGTGTGCCCACGCCATCTTCACCAGTCCTGCTGCCAACCTGGCCCCTTATGAACTCAACTTCCAGCTGCTGGTCAGAGGGGCCTGTCTACTAGCTG GACTGGAGAGCCCCACTCACGCTCTGAGGGCAGATGCAGACCCCAGTGCCAAAAGTGCCTCTGCGACCTACATCACCTTGGCCCAGGAGCATCCATATGACAGACACATAGAGATCATTCTGCACCTCAGTG AACCTCACAGCCCATTGGTCATACTGGAGAGAGGCAGGCTCTCGTTCAGCCAGTACGAGCAGCAGATCTGCGCCCGCCGTGATTTCATTCGTTGCATTCGCAAAGATTCAGAACCTGAGAGGAAG CTGGAGTTTATGAGGAAGCGATACCACAAGGACATTCTGTGCAGCCCCGTCCTGATGCTCAACTTCTGTCCCGACTTGCTGCATGAGCCTCTGGAGCTGCACAAAGCCACCAGAGAGCTGCTGTTCCTTGTTGACCGCAGTGGCAGCATGAGTGGCACCAACATCCACCGAGTAAAG GATGCCATGGTGGTGGCATTGAAGAGTCTCCCCTCTGGCACCATGCTCAACATCGTGGGCTTCGGCACCACCATGAAGCCTCTGTTCACCTCCAGCAAGCCCTGCAATGAT GTCACTTTGATGCAGGCATACGTGTACGTCCAGAGGATGAGAGCCGACATGCGAGGCACCAACCTGCTGGGGGCGCTGTCCTGGGTGTACCAGCAGCCTTTGCAGCGCTCACACCCTCGCCAGGTTTTCATCATCACAGATGGTTCCATCAGCAATGTGGCTAAGGTGCTGGAGCTGGTCCGCAGAAACACATGCGCCTGCAG ATGCTTTGGCCTGGGTCTGGGTCCTCGAGCCTGCAGGAGACTCCTGCAGGGCGTTGCCAAACTGACAGGAGGGACCACAGAGTTCTTCGATGAGGAGGAGAGACTCCAGCCCAAG TTAATCAAGTCTCTGAAAAAGGCGTTTGAACCTGTGTTGACTGACGTACGGATTGACTGGTATCTGCCAGAAAACATGGAGGCTTTTCTTTCACCCAATGAAATCCCTCCGCTCTACCCTGGAAACCGCCTGATTGGATACTGCACTCTATATGATATGACAAATATCAAAGCAAGAAAGACAGAC TTAATGCCTATGGTGACACCTGCAGATGGCACCGACTTGGAGGAGGCACTGAGGGAAATTTCCAGAGAAATCTCCTCTGAATTCCCCTGTGCCAAAAACACAGATCCTGGCACCAGCCCAG GTGTGGAGCTGGACTGGTCCAGTGACGTGAGGAGGAGGATCCAGGAGAGCTCTTACATCCAAGAGCAGTATGTCCTCACCCGCTGCTCCCTCAGCAGTGAGAGGAGTCTGCAGACACAGTCCCACTCCCACATACACGCCTCGTCACACTCTGAATCCACAGGCGCTGTGTTTCGGCCCGACCCTCTCTCCTCTGGTTCAGTGTTGGAAACAGGCTCTCTACCCCAAGGCCTGGAAAAGATGGCCCCTCTAGAGCAGAGATCGTCCCTGTCTCGCTGGGCCGACTCTCCATGGCAGCCAAACCTCTCCGTAGAAAACACTGATACCGGGGCAGAAAAGGTTCA TCGGGGGCTGGATGACGTTGAGGAGACTCGTAGGAGACACAAGTCACTGGCTCGTTCAACCATGGCAGCGCGAAGCTTCTCATCTCCACAGGGCGAGCTGGAGATGCACCGCCTGAGGAGAGCTCTGGAGAGGGTCTCCTTCCACCAAACGCTGGGGGGCAGGCTGGACGAAAGCGATGGGGAGACGAAGCCCCCATCAAGGGGCACACTGTCTCACAGGAGCCTCACTGACTCCA atGGCCTCCTGTTCCCCGCCTCTCCTCTGGACTGGGACAGCTTCACAGACCCAGAGTACCTCTTCACTGCTGTCCCAGCTGAGGCTCCTCCACCAGGCCAGTGCCGCTCGCTCATTCACGGCCTGCTGAGCGGCAGACCTGTATCCTGGGAGGTCACTGTGGACCTGGGGCACCTCTGGACCCCTGAGAGCCAGGAGACACTGGTAACTGAGGGATGTGGAGGAGGGGAAGAAGAAAAAGGAGGTGAACCATGGGAGGAGATGATTCACCAACTGACTGCTCGCTCAGTGATCAGGGACTTTGAGAAAATGGCAGAGAAGGAGAACGACTCGGGACATG GTTCAGCTAAGAGATACCGCATGAAGGCTATCCAGACCAGTAAGCATTGTAACATCATCTGCATGTACACAGCCTTCACTACCACTGACCCCAACAAATGCCTGCCAGACAGCATGGACGTCGAAAACACAG GGGTGCATTTGGGGAACAGGCGGAGTTTCCAGTCAGGTAGTCGCAGGCAGACAGCCTATTCTGTTGGATTAGGCAGACGGCGCACCAGCAGAGACAGTGAAGAGATGGAGGACACCTGCAACACTACCG ACAGAGATGACACCCCTGCCTCACCCTGTAGCCTTACATCCTGGGACTCTA GCGTAGGGGGCAGTGCGTACTCTGCTACAGCCTCAGCAATAACAGGCGCATCATGCACTCGTTCACAGCGATCTATCGAGAGCAAGTCGATGGAAAGCTTCTTTGGCACCAG ATTTCCCCTGGGCAGACTCAGGTCCTCTATTTCATCAGGAAAGCAGGTTCCTCTCAAGACCCACTGTCTCTCTGCAGAGACTGAAAAACAACCTGAGACTGAGGCTCCAGACTACCTGCCCCTG GTGCATTTGCAGCTGGCATCAGGCGCTTTTCTTCTGACAGAGATCTACTCGGACTGTGTTCAAATCACCCTGGACCGCCTGAAGAGGGCCTCCCCCTTCAGCCTCCACCGCCGCAGCCTCAGCCCACCCTTCCGCTGCACATATCCCAGTGCTCC GCTTCGCCGAAGACACCTGTCCGACAGGGATCCGGTCACATCACCAATGGACCCCCCCAGCTCTGAGGAGGGCTCCCTGGAGCTCTCTGTGGGCCCCTCTCAGGGCCAGGCAGATAGTGGTCGCGGGTCGGAGACAGATGTATTTGAAGTCTCTTCCATAGATCCAGCTGACCTCCAGGGGGGCAGCCAGTTGGCTCTGGAGGACCTGGAAGGCTCGAGTTGGGCCACAGCTGTGGCTCTGGCCTGGCTGGAGCACCGCTGTGCCGGGTTCTTCATGGAGTGGGAGCTGGTGGCAGCGAAAGCAGACTTCTGGCTGCGCTGCCAGGATCTACCCGAGGGAGTGGACCTGGCGGGGCTGAAGGGGGCCGCCAGACAGCTGTTCCTGCTGCTGCGCCACTGGGACGAGAACATCAAGCTCAACATGCTGTGTTACAACCCCAATAACATGTGA
- the alg3 gene encoding dol-P-Man:Man(5)GlcNAc(2)-PP-Dol alpha-1,3-mannosyltransferase, whose translation MAGGVRRKSPGSPSPLWGKLHTLWQDKHLVLFKTQYTLLVVSVLWFLEIGFNAWVIQKVAYTEIDWKAYMDEVEGVINGTYDYTKLKGDTGPLVYPAGFVYIFTVLYYITSHGVNIRLAQYLFAAFYLITLLLVFRIYHRTKKVPPYVFFFVCCASYRIHSIFVLRLFNDPVAMMLLFGAINLFMDGNWTLGCGLYSLAVSVKMNVLLFAPGLLFLLISEFGIIRTIPKLSLCAGIQLLLGLPFLLENPVGYMSQAFDLGRQFMFKWTVNWRFLPEWLFLDRYFHLILLASHLLALLLFALRRWKRPGESIFDLLKDPSKRKAPAQKTTVDQMVLILFTSNFIGMCFSRSLHYQFYVWYFHTLPFLLWSGGVKKLAHLLRVLILGLIELSWNTYPSTIGSSAALHVCHLIILLCLWLAPPLPSAPPAETEEPTPEKDKGQ comes from the exons ATGGCAGGAGGTGTGCGCAGAAAGTCTCCTGGTTCCCCGTCCCCCCTGTGGGGGAAACTCCACACACTGTGGCAGGACAAACATTTGGTCCTGTTCAAGACGCAATACACTCTACTGGTCGTTTCAGTTTTGTGGTTTCTAGAGATCGGTTTCAATGCGTGGGTCATACAGAAAGTAGCAT ACACTGAGATAGACTGGAAAGCCTACATGGATGAGGTGGAGGGAGTCATCAATGGTACCTACGACTACACCAAGCTTAAAGGAGACACCGGCCCCTTGGT GTACCCGGCTGGCTTTGTCTACATCTTTACGGTTCTCTACTACATCACAAGCCATGGGGTGAACATCCGCCTTGCGCAGTACCTTTTTGCTGCTTTCTACCTCATCACACTGCTGCTGGTCTTCAGGATCTACCACCGCACTAAGAAG GTTCCTCCCTACGTGTTCTTCTTTGTGTGCTGTGCTTCTTATCGGATCCACTCCATCTTTGTGCTGCGTCTCTTTAATGATCCTGTGGCCATGATGCTGCTGTTTGGAGCCATCAACCTCTTCATGGATGGAAACTGGACTCTGGGTTGCGGCCTTTACAG TTTAGCAGTGTCTGTGAAAATGAATGTGCTCCTTTTTGCTCCGGGACTACTTTTCCTCCTCATATCTGAGTTTGGCATAATCAGGACAATTCCCAAGCTTTCTCTCTGTGCGGGCATCCAG CTTTTGCTAGGTCTGCCTTTCCTCCTGGAGAATCCTGTGGGTTATATGAGCCAGGCGTTTGATCTTGGCCGTCAGTTTATGTTCAAATGGACGGTCAACTGGCGCTTCCTGCCAGAATGGCTCTTCTTGGATCGGTACTTCCACCTAATCCTGCTGGCTTCCCACCTGCTCGCCCTGCTGCTCTTCGCTCTCCGTCGTTGGAAGAG GCCAGGAGAAAGCATCTTCGATCTCCTCAAGGATCCCAGCAAGAGGAAAGCCCCCGCTCAGAAAACCACTGTTGATCA GATGGTTCTGATTCTGTTCACATCTAACTTCATTGGCATGTGCTTCAGCCGTTCGTTGCACTACCAGTTTTACGTCTGGTACTTCCATACGCTGCCCTTCCTGCTCTGGAGCGGAGGAGTCAAGAAGCTGGCCCACCTGCTCAG GGTACTGATCCTGGGTCTGATTGAGCTTTCCTGGAACACCTACCCCTCTACTATCGGCAGCTCCGCCGCCCTCCACGTCTGTCACCTCATCATCCTCCTGTGTCTGTGGCTGGCCCCTCCGCTGCCCTCAGCCCCACCGGCAGAAACAGAAGAACCAACACCCGAGAAGGACAAAGGCCAGTGA